CTGGAGCGGCGGGCTGTTTGCACCCGCGCCCGATGCGGGAGAGGCGACACAGTTCTATCGCCAGCTGTCGCGTTACTCTTCGGCGTTTGCACTATGCGCCGACATGGCGCTGTTGACGCTGGGCGGCGCGCTCAAGCGCAAGGAAATGCTCTCGGCCCGGTTCGGCGACATTCTTTCCGAACTCTATCTGTTGTCGGCGGCGCTGAAACGCTGGCAGGATGAGGGACGGCAGGAAGCCGATTTCGCTGCGCTCGAATGGTGCATGGCCAGCGGCTTCCGCACCATCGAGAATCGCTTTGCCGAAATCCTTGCCAACCTGCCGAACCGGTTCGTGGCGGTGATCCTCAAATTCCTGATCCAGCCGTTCGGCGCAAGGGTGGTTGGTCCATCCGATAGCGTTGTGCATCAATGCGCACAGCTTGTGCTGGAGCCTTCGGCCGCACGCGATCGCCTGACGGCGGATCTGTCGCATGTTGACGACGACGGCGGCGTCGCCCGGCTCGAAAAGGCCTTCCTGCTGGTGACGGCGGCGGAGGAGATTTCGAAGACCATGCGCGCCGCGCGCCTGCATGACTGGAAGGAAGCGGTGAAGAAGGGCATCATCACGCAGGCCCACGGCGAAAAACTTGCCGCTGCGCATGAAGCCGTTGCGAAGGTGATCGAGGTCGACGATTTCGCATCCGAAGCGTTGTCGCCGATTTACAGGAAGGCTGCCGACGTGCATCAGTTCTTCCAGGAGCTGGGTGAACAGAGGGCGGCAAGTTGATGGCAAGACCGGTCTTTATCGTCGACGGCAGCCGGACGCCGTTCCTGAAGGCGCGCTCCGGTCCCGGCCCGTTCACCCCGGTCGATCTCGCCGTGCAGTGCGGCCGGCCGCTCCTGGCGCGGCAGCCCTTTGCGCCCACGGCTTTCGACCAGGTCATTCTCGGCTGCGTCAACGTCATCGCCGACGAGATGAACCCGGCACGCGTCGCGGCGCTGCGGCTCGGCATGGGCGAGAAGATGGTCGCCTTCACGGTGCAGATCAATTGCGGCTCCGGCATGCAGTCGATCGACACGGCTTACCGCTACATCCGCGAAGGCGTTTCCGACCTGATCCTGGCCGGGGGCGCCGAAGCGCTGAGCCACGCGCCGCTGGTGTGGCCGCAGCAGGGGGTGCGCTGGTTCGCGGGTCTTGCCGGTGCGAAGGGCATCGGCGCAAAAATCATGGCCGCGCTGAAGGTGAAGCCGAGCTATCTCAAGCCGATCATCGGGCTCGAGCGCGGCCTCACCGATCCCATCACCGAACTCAATATGGGCCAGACTGCCGAAGTGGTCGGGCATCTCTTCGGCGTCACCCGCGCGCAGTCGGACGCCTATGCCGCCGAAAGCCACAAGCGGCTGGCGAAAGCGCAATCGGAAGGCTGGCTCAAGGGCGAGGTCGGGACGGCGTTTGCGCGCGACGGAAAATTCTACGATCACGATGACGGCGTGCGGCCGGACTCGACGCCGGAGAGCCTGGCGAAACTGAAGCCAGTGTTCGAACGTCCCTGGGGCAAGGTTACCGCCGGCAATTCCTCGCAGATCACCGACGGCGCGTCCTGGGTGATCCTCGCCTCGGAAGAGGCCGTGGCGAAGCATGGGCTGACGCCGAAGGCGGCCATTCTCGACAGTCAGTGGTCGGCGCTCGATCCCGGCATCATGGGCCTGGGCCCGGTGCTGTCAGCGACGGAATTGTTGAAGCGCAACGAGCTGACGCTTTCCGATATCGAGACCTGGGAGTTGAACGAGGCGTTTGCGACGCAGGTGCTGGGCTGCCTTGCCGCCTGGAACGACGAAAAATTCTGCAAGGAGATTCTCGGCCTCGACGGCGCAGCCGGCGAGCTCGATCAGACCAAATTGAACGTCGATGGCGGCGCGATCAGCCTCGGCCATCCGGTGGGCTGCAGCGGCAACCGTATCGTGCTGCACCTCGTCAACACCATGAAGCGGTTGGGTACCAGGCGCGGCATCGCTACCGAATGTATCGGCGGCGGGCAGGGCGGTGCGATGCTGATAGAGATGGTGTGAGCATGGATAGCCAGATCATGAACGTTCTCGGCGATCGCGTGCTCGAACTCGGGCCGAAGCCCGACGCCAGTGGACCGTACCAGAACTTCAAGCTGACGCGTGATGCCGACGGCGTCGCCTGGCTGTTGTTCGACCGCGAAGGCACCAGCGCCAATACGCTCTCGGCGGATCTGATCGAGGAACTCGACAAGGTGCTGGCGGAGTTGGAAAGCCAGCGCCCCACCGGCCTCGTCATCCGTTCCGCCAAGAAGTCCGGCTTCATCGCGGGCGCCGACGTCAATGCGTTTCGCGGCGCGACCGATATCGGCGCCGTCGAGACCGAAATCGGCCGCGCGCATGCGGTGATCGACCGGCTCGAGGCCCTGCGGGTTCCGAGCGTGGCCGTGATCCACGGCTTCTGCCTCGGCGGCGGTCTCGAAGTGGCGCTGGCCTGCCAGATGCGGATTGCGATCGAGGACGCGCGGTTTGGTTTCCCCGAGGTGATGCTCGGCCTGCATCCCGGCCTCGGCGGCACCGTGCGGTTCACGCAACTCGTCAATCCGATGCAGTCGATGCCGTTGATGCTGACCGGCAAGACCATCGATGCACGCAGGGCGAAATCGCTTGGGCTGGTCGACGCCGTGACGCAGGAGCGGCATGTTCGCAATGCCGTGAAGGACGCCGTGACCGGCCGCCTCAACCGTGCGCGGCCCGGGCTGCTCCATAATTTTCTCAGCCTCGGTCCGGTGAGAGGCTTCCTCGCCGGGCGCATGCGCAGCGAGGCCGCCAAGGCCGCGCCGGAAGCGCATTACCCCGCGCCCTACGCGCTGATCGATCTCTGGGAAAAGCATGGCGGCGACCGCCGAGCGATGCTGAGCGCGGAGAAGGCGTCCTTTGCCAGGCTGATGGTGACGCCGACCGCGCAGAACCTGATCCGCGTCTTCTTCCTGCGCGAGCAGATGAAGAAGCTCGCCGGCAGCGGCAACAAGATCGAGCACGTTCACGTCATCGGTGCGGGCGCGATGGGCGGCGACATCGCTGCCTGGTGCGCCGGCCAGGATTTTCGGGTGACGCTCGCCGACATGAAGCCGGAGCCGATCGCAGGCGCAATCAAGCGGGCCGCCGATCTCTACGGCAAGATTTTGCGCAAACGCACAGCCGTGCGGGATGCGCTCGACCGGCTGATGCCGGACATGCAGGCCGAGGGCGTCCGCAACGCCGATCTCATCATCGAGGCGGTGCCGGAAAAGCTGGAGCTGAAGCAGAAGGTCTATGCCGGCCTCGAGCCGAAAATGAAGCCGGGCGCGATCCTTGCCACCAACACGTCGAGCATTCCGCTGCAGGATCTGCGTACTACCCTGCAGCAGCCCGAGCGGCTATTGGGGCTGCACTTCTTCAATCCGGTGTCGCGGCTGCAACTCGTCGAAGTCGTCAGCCATGACGGCACGGATGCACAACTCCTGAAGGAGGCGCTGGCGTTCGTCGGCGCCATCGACCGCCTGCCGCTGCCCGTAAAATCGTCGCCCGGCTTCCTCGTCAACCGCGCGCTGACGCCGTACATGCTGGAAGCGATGGTGATGCTGGACGAGAAGATCGACAAATCAGTCATCGACGCCGCTGCGAAAAAGTTCGGCATGCCAATGGGACCCATTGAATTGGCCGACCAGGTCGGCCTCGATATCTGCCTCGATGTCGGCGACATGCTGCGCTCGAAGTTCGGCGACATGCTGCCGCCGACGCCGGCCTGGCTGCGGGAAAAGGTCGCCAAGGGCGAACTTGGCCGCAAGACCGGCAAGGGCTTTTACACCTGGAAGGACGGCAAGGCCGACACCGGCGGCATGACCGCGATCTCGGAACCATCGGCGGAGATGATCGACCGGCTGATCCTGCCGATGTCGAATGTCTGCGTCGCCTGTTTGCGCGAGGGCATCGTCGACAATGCAGATGTCGTCGACGGCGCCGTCATCTTCGGCACCGGCTACGCGCCGTTCCGCGGCGGCCCCTTGAACTACGCGCGAACCCGTGGTGTGGACAATGTCGTTTCGACGCTGGATGCCCTGACCGACAAGTTCGGCGGCAGGTTTGCGCCCGATGCCGGCTGGGAGAATTTCAAGTGACGGAGACGCATGTGCACGCGCCGCCCACGACCGAGACCGAACCGCAAGGTGATCTCTGCATCCGCACGCTGGCGATGCCGGCCGACACCAACGCCAATGGCGATATCTTTGGCGGCTGGCTGTTGAGCCAGATGGATATCGGCGGCGGGGTGTTCGCTTCCAAAATCGCGAAGTCCCGCACCGTGACCGTCGCGATCGAGGCGATGAACTTTCGCAAAGCCGTCTATGTCGGCGATCTCGTTTCGGTTTACGCCAATCTGGTGCGGGTCGGACGCACGTCGATCACGGTCCATCTCGAAGCCTGGGTCGTGCGACGCAAGGAGTTGCAGTCGATCCTGGTGACCGACGGCAACTTCACCTACGTTTCGATCGACGACAACGGCCGTCCACAGCCGGTTAAAGCGTTTTCGAGCGAAGTGGAAACCGGTTCGCGTTAAGAAAACGCGTCAAATAGAGAATCTAGAGTCCTGTTTCGATTCATCGAAACGGGACTCTAGCCCGGACGGCGTGATCGCGACCTGATCCTTACGGGCAGGGACGCTCGTAGCCGTCACGGCCAATGAACGTGCCACGGCGCGGATTATAGCTCGCCGAGCGCATGCAGCGCGGCGTGTCGTCATAGACCCGCGGCGGCGGTGCGTATTGCGCCTGGACACCGCAATAGCGCGGCGAAACTTCCTGCCAGCCGCCGGGCTGCTCCACGTAGCAGCCGCCCTGATACCAGCGGTAGCCGCCCGGCCGCGGCTCGCCCTGGGCGCCGATGGCCGCACCGGTGCCTGCGCCGACGATGGCGCCGATCGCGGCCCCGCGGCCGCCACCAAGTGCGCCGCCGACAATGGCGCCTGCAGCACCGCCGAACAGGGCGCCGCCGAGCGTGCTTTCCTGCGCCGCCGCCTCCTGGAGCGGCGCGCAAACCGCAAGGGCAACCAGCATCGAGAGCGCGAATTTCGGCATCATGTCAGTTCTCCGGCCATTTGAACGATTCGCTAGCTATTCCGCGACCAGCTTTGACACAAATCGGCCTTGCGGCGCAACGGCGGAAGCAGGAACAATTTGCCCTGCAACTTGTTGTAAGCCCGGAAGAAATCACAGGCTGGGCCCATGTCGGACACCTATATCATTGAAGTCGGCTCGCAGCCGGCAGGGATTATCGTGCGCGCTCCCGGCGGCTATCGCTTCTTTGCCGCCTCGCACCGCTTCAACCGGCTGGAAGGGCAGATATTCCGCAACGCACGCGAGGCCGAGCGCGCCGCCCGGCAGCTCGCCAGCGGGATGACGCTGGCGGCATAACCCGCCAGCGCCGGTCGCCCGGGTGGTCAGAGCTTGGTGGCCGCCCGGGACAGCAGCTTCCAGTCGCTGCCCTGTTTCTGCCAATTCATCAGGATGTGCAGGTTCTGCGGCGTCTTCTTGCCGTCGGTGAACTCCTGCTCGCCGACGAAGGTGAAGCGCACGATGGCGGTCGGGCCGACGACGCGGACCGTGGGATCCTTGTATTCGAGCGACGTCCATTTGTAGTTGGCCTTGGCGGTGCCGTCGAGAAGCGACGCCTTGGTGTCGACCTTGGCGTTCGAGTGGCTGTAGCTCAGCTCTTCCGCGCATAGTGAGGCGAGCCCCTCGGCATTGCCAGCGGCCTGCGCCACACGGAAGGCTTCGACGTTCTTCGCGACGGCATCTTCGTCCGCGCCGGCAAAAGCGGGGACGACGCTCATGAGCCCAAGTGCGAGTACGGGCAAGGCAAGCTGGCGACGATCGATGTTCATGGTTTCCTCCAGTCGTTTCTGGTTGTGATCACAGTGTTGCAGCCACAAATTGCTTTGTCGAGCGCCGCTGATGGTGCGGCCCGCATGACTACCGGCGCGGTCGCCTTAACCAGGATTCGTTGTTTCGCCCGGCCAAATGCCTGTGCGGCCGCTCTCCGTCGTTGACCGCGGCCCAAATCAGCCGCACCATAACGGCAACTTTGTGCCCCAGGCCTATATCTCAAGTCCAAATCTCAAGGGCGCCGCCATGGCCGGACTGTCCCATCGTCAGACTGAAATCCTCAATATCGCCCGCGCCTTTGGCCGGGTGATGGTGGAAGACCTCGCCAAGCGTTTCGAGGTTTCGGCGCAGACCATCCGCAAGGACCTCAACGACCTCTGCGACCAGCGCTCGCTGACCCGCATCCACGGCGGCGCCATCATCGCCTCCGGCGTCGAAAACCTCGCCTATGAGGCGCGGCGGTTTGTGGCGGCGGAGGAGAAGCGGGCGATCGGCATTGCGGCGGCGTCGCGGATTCCGAACGGCTGCTCGCTGTTCATCAACATCGGCACCACCACGGAAGAGGTCGCGAGCGCGCTGACCTCGCATGAGGACCTGCTCGTCATCACCAACAACCTCAACGTCGCGATGCTGCTCTATCGTCATCCGCGCATCGAGGTGATCGTGGCCGGTGGCGCGGTGCGTCGCGCCGACGGCGCGGTGATCGGCTCGACCGCGATCAGCCTGATCGGCCAGTTCAAGGTCGATTACGCCATCATCGGCGCGTCCGCGATCGACGAGGAGGGCGCGCTGCTCGACTTCGACTATCGCGAAGTGCAGGCGGCGCAGGCGATCATCGCCAATGCGCGCAGCGTCATGCTGGTGGCGGATTCGACAAAACTCCGGCGCAGCGCGCCGGTGCGCATCGCCCATCTCAGCCAGATCCAGACATTTGTGACCGATGCGCCGCTGCCGGCGAGCCTCGCCAGCATCTGCCACCATCGGGGCATCGAAGTGGTCGAGGCGATGGACAAGCCGGCGGCTGATATCGACGAGCCGGGCGAGCCGGTTCCTCCTCCCGCCGCGGTTCGACTGCGGTAGCGCTTCGGCCCTATCGCGTCGCGGAACGCCATCGCCTTTGTTTTTCGCGATTTCCGCAGCCTTTCATGCTGCACCATTGCCGGCGCCGGCCCTTGCTGGTGTCGAGGTAATAGACATCGCAGTCTGTGGCGCTGCATTTACGAATTCTTTTGCGATCCTCGTCCACGAGCAGACATTCGATAGCAAGCGAACAGGCATGCAGGGGAATTTCGCGCGTCAACGCAGGAGACCAGCGGCGATTGGCCAATCCGGTCGAGGGCGAGGAGACCAGGGTCTGGGCCGCATGTGCCGCCTGGATCGCGGCGGATAGCGCATCGAGATCGGGCTGCCGCGCGGGCCG
This portion of the Bradyrhizobium sp. AZCC 2262 genome encodes:
- a CDS encoding acetyl-CoA C-acetyltransferase produces the protein MARPVFIVDGSRTPFLKARSGPGPFTPVDLAVQCGRPLLARQPFAPTAFDQVILGCVNVIADEMNPARVAALRLGMGEKMVAFTVQINCGSGMQSIDTAYRYIREGVSDLILAGGAEALSHAPLVWPQQGVRWFAGLAGAKGIGAKIMAALKVKPSYLKPIIGLERGLTDPITELNMGQTAEVVGHLFGVTRAQSDAYAAESHKRLAKAQSEGWLKGEVGTAFARDGKFYDHDDGVRPDSTPESLAKLKPVFERPWGKVTAGNSSQITDGASWVILASEEAVAKHGLTPKAAILDSQWSALDPGIMGLGPVLSATELLKRNELTLSDIETWELNEAFATQVLGCLAAWNDEKFCKEILGLDGAAGELDQTKLNVDGGAISLGHPVGCSGNRIVLHLVNTMKRLGTRRGIATECIGGGQGGAMLIEMV
- a CDS encoding 3-hydroxyacyl-CoA dehydrogenase NAD-binding domain-containing protein, which gives rise to MDSQIMNVLGDRVLELGPKPDASGPYQNFKLTRDADGVAWLLFDREGTSANTLSADLIEELDKVLAELESQRPTGLVIRSAKKSGFIAGADVNAFRGATDIGAVETEIGRAHAVIDRLEALRVPSVAVIHGFCLGGGLEVALACQMRIAIEDARFGFPEVMLGLHPGLGGTVRFTQLVNPMQSMPLMLTGKTIDARRAKSLGLVDAVTQERHVRNAVKDAVTGRLNRARPGLLHNFLSLGPVRGFLAGRMRSEAAKAAPEAHYPAPYALIDLWEKHGGDRRAMLSAEKASFARLMVTPTAQNLIRVFFLREQMKKLAGSGNKIEHVHVIGAGAMGGDIAAWCAGQDFRVTLADMKPEPIAGAIKRAADLYGKILRKRTAVRDALDRLMPDMQAEGVRNADLIIEAVPEKLELKQKVYAGLEPKMKPGAILATNTSSIPLQDLRTTLQQPERLLGLHFFNPVSRLQLVEVVSHDGTDAQLLKEALAFVGAIDRLPLPVKSSPGFLVNRALTPYMLEAMVMLDEKIDKSVIDAAAKKFGMPMGPIELADQVGLDICLDVGDMLRSKFGDMLPPTPAWLREKVAKGELGRKTGKGFYTWKDGKADTGGMTAISEPSAEMIDRLILPMSNVCVACLREGIVDNADVVDGAVIFGTGYAPFRGGPLNYARTRGVDNVVSTLDALTDKFGGRFAPDAGWENFK
- a CDS encoding acyl-CoA thioesterase, with the protein product MTETHVHAPPTTETEPQGDLCIRTLAMPADTNANGDIFGGWLLSQMDIGGGVFASKIAKSRTVTVAIEAMNFRKAVYVGDLVSVYANLVRVGRTSITVHLEAWVVRRKELQSILVTDGNFTYVSIDDNGRPQPVKAFSSEVETGSR
- a CDS encoding glycine zipper domain-containing protein, which encodes MMPKFALSMLVALAVCAPLQEAAAQESTLGGALFGGAAGAIVGGALGGGRGAAIGAIVGAGTGAAIGAQGEPRPGGYRWYQGGCYVEQPGGWQEVSPRYCGVQAQYAPPPRVYDDTPRCMRSASYNPRRGTFIGRDGYERPCP
- a CDS encoding nuclear transport factor 2 family protein translates to MNIDRRQLALPVLALGLMSVVPAFAGADEDAVAKNVEAFRVAQAAGNAEGLASLCAEELSYSHSNAKVDTKASLLDGTAKANYKWTSLEYKDPTVRVVGPTAIVRFTFVGEQEFTDGKKTPQNLHILMNWQKQGSDWKLLSRAATKL
- a CDS encoding DeoR/GlpR family DNA-binding transcription regulator; protein product: MAGLSHRQTEILNIARAFGRVMVEDLAKRFEVSAQTIRKDLNDLCDQRSLTRIHGGAIIASGVENLAYEARRFVAAEEKRAIGIAAASRIPNGCSLFINIGTTTEEVASALTSHEDLLVITNNLNVAMLLYRHPRIEVIVAGGAVRRADGAVIGSTAISLIGQFKVDYAIIGASAIDEEGALLDFDYREVQAAQAIIANARSVMLVADSTKLRRSAPVRIAHLSQIQTFVTDAPLPASLASICHHRGIEVVEAMDKPAADIDEPGEPVPPPAAVRLR
- a CDS encoding CGNR zinc finger domain-containing protein, translated to MRQAERANPFEWSGGHPALDLVNTLDERPSPTPIENLATYQDLTRFAALAGLIDRRTAARLQRPDSRSGSHVVKRARKLREHLHDVLAAANSGRPARQPDLDALSAAIQAAHAAQTLVSSPSTGLANRRWSPALTREIPLHACSLAIECLLVDEDRKRIRKCSATDCDVYYLDTSKGRRRQWCSMKGCGNREKQRRWRSATR